In Arachis hypogaea cultivar Tifrunner chromosome 2, arahy.Tifrunner.gnm2.J5K5, whole genome shotgun sequence, a genomic segment contains:
- the LOC140173100 gene encoding uncharacterized protein, whose product MHASVGEDLISVFESLISEGTVYVFTYFGVNNNCGLYRTTSHQFRLFFQDRTTVLPSFCDAIPLYGIKLVPFRKIMGYSPHHPFLVDVAGVMAGVEGERKYMNDGKLINMMVIRIENDGLQLNIVVLGEMVDRIKNFLASGDQQLPIVILQFARVKNAGGT is encoded by the exons ATGCATGCTTCTGTAGGTGAGGATCTGATATCTGTGTTCGAGTCATTGATATCGGAAGGAACTGTGTATGTTTTTACATACTTTGGAGTTAACAACAACTGTGGGTTGTATCGCACAACATCGCATCAATTTCGGTTATTTTTTCAAGATAGAACTACTGTCTTACCCTCTTTCTGTGATGCAATACCATTATATGGTATTAAGTTGGTCCCTTTTAGGAAAATTATGGGATACTCTCCTCATCATCCTTTTTTGGTTG ACGTTGCTGGAGTTATGGCCGGCGTAGAGGGTGAGAGAAAATACATGAACGATGGCAAACTTATTAACATGATGGTCATTCGTATTGAGAATGACGG TTTACAGCTTAATATTGTTGTTCTTGGAGAGATGGTGGACCGGATCAAGAATTTTCTAGCATCGGGCGATCAACAACTGCCAATAGTTATTCTTCAATTTGCAAGAGTAAAAAATGCTGGAGGTACGTGA
- the LOC112717927 gene encoding uncharacterized protein: MGKMKFYSGVMGVSNTNYNSKLFINVEFPAARDFFARVNKLDPVDGRGIMPLVCGQPVSDEEDFLRLSVYKTIADIKEHNQDAVFVTAGTIKEVETEFGWWYKGCKKCRRGLRELDKKYFCPNCIRDYGFYEPRYIIHIRVIDHTDAASFVLFDGEAAKFLGVSAKDLRQSCVTKGVEKNSCPEEIHKLRDIKFIFKVQLKMRNLNSYEPYVIHVLRMTNENSLVSAFLDKYNPDTGLLSHENSELLSLSTGPYNTSKACESEPTPSPAVDEKHNSKILGAKKHIEEIGEESVSSKSKKGKWVVVED, encoded by the exons ATGGGCAAGATGAAATTTTATAGtg GGGTCATGGGTGTATCTAACACAAACTACAATTCGAAACTGTTTATCAATGTTGAGTTTCCAGCTGCCAGGGATTTCTTTGCGAG GGTGAACAAATTGGATCCTGTTGATGGACGAGGCATAATGCCGCTGGTCTGTGGTCAACCTGTTTCAGATGAGGAGGATTTTTTGCGTCTGTCAGTCTACAAAACAATTGCAGATATAAAGGAGCATAATCAG GATGCTGTATTTGTTACAGCCGGGACGATTAAAGAAGTTGAGACTGAATTTGGTTGGTGGTACAAAGGATGTAAGAAGTGTCGTCGTGGCTTGAGGGaacttgataaaaaatatttctgtCCCAATTGCATTAGAGACTACGGGTTCTATGAGCCAAG GTACATCATCCACATAAGGGTGATAGACCACACCGATGCTGCCTCTTTTGTTTTGTTCGATGGAGAAGCTGCAAAGTTTCTTGGAGTTTCTGCTAAGGACCTTAGGCAGTCTTGTGTGACTAAG GGTGTTGAGAAAAATTCCTGTCCCGAAGAGATTCATAAGCTTAGGGATATTAAGTTCATCTTCAAAGTGCAACTCAAGATGAGGAATCTGAACTCTTATGAACCATATGTGATTCATGTGCTGAGAATGACTAATGAGAATTCTCTGGTCTCTGCCTTCCTTGATAAATACAATCCTGACACT GGCCTTTTGTCCCATGAAAATTCTGAACTATTGAGTTTGTCTACTGGTCCATACAACACTTCTAAG GCTTGTGAGAGTGAGCCAACTCCATCACCTGCAGTTGATGAGAAACATAATTCTAAGATTCTCGGAGCTAAGAAACATATTGAAGAGATTGGAGAGGAGTCAGTTTCATCCAAATCTAAGAAAGGGAAGTGGGTTGTGGTGGAGGACTAA
- the LOC112732945 gene encoding reticulon-like protein B5 encodes MAEEPESTVTSQESLIEKIADKIKGHDSSSSSDSDSDSEKNVASSIKEKVFRLFGRERPVHSVLGGGKPADVLLWRNKKISGGVLGGATAVWVFFELLEYNLLTLVCHILILLLAGLFLWSNAQTFIYKKEPHIPHVHIPEEPFLQVASALRIEINAGFSALRNIGAGKDLKKFLIVIAGLWVLSIIGSWCNFLTLFYITFVLLHTVPVVYDKYEDKIDPLAEKGFIEFKKQYAVFDEKVLSKIPKGPLKAKKLA; translated from the exons ATGGCGGAAGAACCGGAGAGCACTGTGACCAGCCAGGAGTCGTTGATCGAGAAGATCGCCGATAAGATTAAAGGCCACGATTCCTCATCTTCGTCCGATTCCGATTCCGATTCCGAGAAAAACGTAGCTTCGTCAATTAAGGAGAAGGTGTTTCGCCTCTTCGGTAGAGAGAGGCCTGTTCACTCCGTCCTCGGCGGCGGAAAGC CTGCTGATGTGCTAttatggaggaacaagaagatatCTGGTGGTGTGCTTGGAGGAGCCACTGCTGTTTGGGTCTTCTTTGAATTGCTTGAATATAACCTTCTCACTCTTGTTTGTCACATTTTGATCCTGTTGCTTGCTGGTTTGTTCTTGTGGTCCAATGCTCAGACGTTCATCTACAA GAAGGAGCCTCACATCCCACATGTTCATATTCCAGAAGAACCATTCCTGCAAGTTGCATCTGCATTGAGAATTGAAATCAATGCTGGATTTTCTGCCTTGCGTAACATTGGTGCTGGAAAGGATTTGAAGAAATTCCTAATT GTTATTGCTGGCTTGTGGGTTTTATCTATTATTGGTAGCTGGTGCAATTTCCTGACCTTGTTCTACATAA CTTTTGTTTTGTTGCACACCGTCCCTGTTGTGTATGATAAGTACGAAGATAAGATAGACCCCTTGGCTGAAAAGGGTTTCATTGAGTTTAAAAAGCAATATGCTGTGTTTGATGAAAAGGTGTTAAGTAAGATCCCTAAAGGTCCGTTGAAGGCCAAGAAGTTAGCCTAG
- the LOC112732954 gene encoding golgin candidate 3 — MWGTIANLKENLNKIALDVHDDDDDDEILSIYAGSPAAVSDRRNSHGSAHSKSPAVRSRPLANGTDHAHTSLSEIEQYKAEIKRLQASEAEIKALSVNYAALLKEKEDHIVRLNKENGSLKQHLDATSAALRVSRTEASTSGTYSVKGSNDQSPNRQNKFTTQSKTESKNSNLQGNEKELADLVDGRNRPTADAVQHTAEIQKLKLEMEQERARLAKIQLKCQEEQKLNKSFQEELKILKLDRDKTSMEMTKIRDELNEKVSEIKRLQIELTRRESDVAGEAVDSLKRLVKTLEKENATLKMEKNEIEAALETSRKSLAANVLSSASQMSDPSKSFPEKEEMERSIQKLNKDLMDTRREKEKAVQELTRLKQHLLEKEAEESEKMDEDIKIIEDLRQSNDYLRAQVSNLERTLKQAVLSQEELKMANNSEVLKSREIIDDLDKKLSNCISTIDAKNHELLNLQTALGQYYAEIEAKEHLEGELVRAREETARLTQLLRDAENKVDVSRTENEKVLAQLAHSEKVQTEWRSRVVKLEEDNSKVRRALEQSMMQLNRMSLDSDYLVDRRIVIKLLVTYFQRNHSKEVLDLMVRMLGFSDEDKQRIGAAQQGGKVRGVLGLPGRLVGGILRGSSTDTAASAGSNDQSIADLWVDFLLKETEEREKRESSTANTADPIEDSPDKGPNTVPAAPPISPFSNHRLGNRTASAFSINQKISVPPHISNFNSEFSTVPLTPSGEKPSSSDLLPRF; from the exons atgtgGGGCACCATTGCCAATTTGAAGGAGAACTTGAACAAGATCGCACTCGACGTtcacgacgacgacgacgatgacGAAATCCTTAGCATCTACGCCGGAAGTCCTGCCGCCGTCTCCGATCGTCGGAATTCTCACGGCTCCGCTCATTCCAAATCGCCGGCAGTTAGATCTCGTCCCCTCGCAAATGGCACCGATCACGCGCATACGTCTCTTTCCGag ATAGAACAATACAAAGCAGAAATCAAGAGACTTCAGGCATCAGAGGCAGAAATTAAAGCTCTTTCAGTTAACTATGCAGCTCTATTAAAAGAAAAGGAG GATCACATTGTTAGATTGAATAAAGAAAATGGCTCATTAAAACAGCATTTGGATGCTACTAGCGCTGCATTGAGAGTCTCCAGAACTGAAGCATCAACAAGTGGAACTTATTCTGTCAAG GGAAGTAATGACCAATCACCCAATCGACAGAATAAGTTCACAACCCAAAGTAAGACGGAatctaaaaattcaaatttacaaGGAAATGAGAAG GAGCTTGCAGATTTAGTTGATGGAAGAAATAGGCCAACAGCAGATGCTGTACAACATACAGCTGAGATACAAAAGTTGAAGTTGGAAATGGAGCAAGAACGTGCTCGATTGGCAAAGATTCAGCTAAAATGCCAAG AGGAACAGAAATTGAACAAGTCCTTTCAGGAGGAGCTTAAAATATTAAAGCTGGATAGAGACAAA ACATCTATGGAGATGACGAAAATACGTGATGAACTGAATGAGAAAGTATCAGAAATAAAGCGACTACAAATTGAGTTAACTAGAAGGGAAAGTGACGTAGCAGGTGAGGCAGTGGATAGCTTGAAAAGACTTGTCAAAACCTTAGAGAAGGAAAATGCCACTCTTAAG ATGGAAAAGAATGAAATTGAGGCTGCTCTTGAAACAAGCAGGAAGTCTTTAGCGGCTAATGTTCTTTCCAGTGCTTCTCAG ATGTCAGATCCTTCCAAAAGTTTTccagaaaaggaagaaatggaAAGATCCATACAAAAGCTAAATAAAGATTTGATGGATACACGGCGAGAAAAGGAGAAAGCAGTACAGGAATTGACCCGCCTTAAACAACATTTGTTGGAAAAG GAAGCCGAAGAATCAGAAAAAATGGACGAAGACATCAAAATTATTGAAGATCTAAGGCAAAGCAATGATTATTTAAGGGCTCAAGTATCAAATCTTGAGAGAACCCTGAAGCAGGCAGTTTTAAGTCAGGAAGAACTGAAGATGGCAAACAACAGCGAAGTTCTCAAGTCTAGAGAAATCATCGACGACCTGGACAAGAAGCTTTCAAACTGTATCAGCACAATAGATGCTAAGAATCATGAACTTTTGAATCTACAGACTGCTCTTGGGCAGTACTATGCTGAAATTGAAGCCAAG GAACATTTAGAAGGAGAGTTGGTTCGTGCAAGAGAAGAAACAGCTAGGCTTACTCAACTTCTGAGA GATGCCGAAAATAAAGTAGATGTATCTAGGACTGAGAATGAAAAAGTTTTAGCCCAGCTTGCGCATTCTGAGAAGGTACAAACTGAATGGAGAAGCAGAGTAGTTAAACTCGAGGAAGACAATTCCAAAGTTAGGCGAgctcttgagcaaagtatgatgCAACTAAATAGAATGTCTCTGGATTCAGATTATCTTGTTGACAG GCGCATTGTTATAAAATTACTCGTAACTTATTTCCAGAGAAATCACAGCAAAGAG GTTTTGGATCTAATGGTTCGCATGCTTGGATTCTCTGATGAAGACAAGCAAAGAATAGGTGCTGCTcaacaaggtggtaaagttcgtGGAGTTCTTGGTCTGCCCGGTCGCCTGGTTGGAGGCATCTTGCGAGGAAGTTCAACTGACACAGCTGCAAGTGCGGGATCCAATGATCAG TCCATTGCGGATCTGTGGGTTGATTTTCTTCTCAAGGAAACCGAAGAACGAGAAAAGAGGGAATCATCAACAGCAAATACTGCTGACCCTATTGAGGATTCACCAGATAAAGGTCCAAATACTGTTCCTGCTGCTCCACCAATATCACCATTTTCCAACCACAGGCTTGGCAATAGAACAGCTTCTGCTTTTTCAATTAATCAGAAAATTAGTGTTCCCCCTCATATCTCTAATTTTAACTCCGAGTTCTCAACAGTTCCTCTTACCCCGTCTGGTGAAAAACCTTCTAGTTCAGACCTGCTTCCAAGATTTTAA
- the LOC112732965 gene encoding uncharacterized protein: protein MTLSSLHFHHHPLLPHTLTTKLHPKLFTPPSSFSSIQTFKVSVVSSSASAITHQHHEHPLPPNFSPTELLDLLRCQNDELSAIRIFQWAAKQPNFSPNLTVYNEILRHLGNVGYLDSMLNVLGEMKSTNCTVDSSTFIIFIESYANFNSHERIIELIQLMENEFGLKPDTHFYNIALNVLVEGGKLRPVENLHSKMINNGVRPDVSTFNILIKALCKAHQLRPAILMLEDMGSYDLVPDEMTYTTLMQGFIEEGDMRGALRIKEQMVESRCLMTNVSVNVLVNGFCKDGRVEEALRFIDGVSDEGFSPNQVTLNALVNGLCKIGHIKEALEMMDFMLERAFDLDVHTYNSLIFGLCRSDEVDEAVEILEQMLSRDCSPNTETYNMLISTLCKENHVEAATKLVHVLTSRGILPNVSTFNTLIQGLCMASNREIAMVLFMEMKKGGCRPNEFTYSILIDSLCSERKLKEALLLLKEMEANRCTRNVVVYNTLIDGLCKNKRIKEAEEIFDRMELEGVSRNSVTYNTLIDGLCKSKRTEEAAQLMDQMITEGLKPDKYTYNSMLAHYCRNGDIKKSAEIVQTMSSNGIEPDIVTYGTLIQGLCKAGRTEVASRLLRSVQMKGMVLTPRTYNPVLQALFKRKRIKEGMRLFREMMEKADPPDALTYKIVFRGLCNGGGSIQEAVDFTVEMLEKGILPEFPSFCFLAEGLCSLSREETLIELINMVMEKAKLSQGEASMIRGFLKIQKFSDALANLGGILERQNKPRRF, encoded by the coding sequence ATGACTCTCTCATCTCTTCACTTCCACCACCACCCTCTCCTCCCCCACACACTAACAACAAAACTTCACCCAAAACTCTTCACtcccccttcttctttttcttccattCAAACGTTCAAAGTTTCTGTAGTTTCATCTTCAGCTTCCGCAATAACACACCAACACCATGAACACCCGCTCCCACCAAATTTCTCACCCACCGAACTCCTTGATCTCTTGCGCTGTCAAAACGATGAGTTGTCTGCAATTCGCATCTTCCAATGGGCGGCAAAACAGCCCAATTTCTCACCCAACCTCACCGTCTACAATGAAATCCTTCGTCATCTTGGCAATGTTGGTTACTTAGATTCAATGTTAAATGTACTTGGTGAAATGAAGTCTACAAATTGCACTGTCGATTCAAGTACTTTTATAATCTTCATTGAGAGTTATGCTAATTTTAACTCACATGAAAGGATTATCGAACTCATCCAATTGATGGAAAATGAGTTTGGGTTGAAGCCTGATACACATTTTTATAACATTGCTTTGAATGTTCTTGTTGAAGGCGGAAAGCTTAGGCCAGTGGAAAATTTGCATTCGAAGATGATTAACAATGGAGTTAGACCTGATGTTTCAACTTTCAATATCTTAATTAAGGCTCTGTGCAAGGCGCATCAGTTGAGGCCTGCGATTTTGATGCTTGAGGATATGGGGAGTTATGATCTGGTGCCGGATGAGATGACATACACAACACTGATGCAGGGTTTCATTGAGGAAGGAGACATGAGGGGTGCCTTGAGGATCAAGGAACAGATGGTTGAGTCTAGGTGCCTGATGACGAATGTGTCGGTGAATGTTCTCGTGAATGGTTTTTGCAAAGATGGGAGAGTTGAGGAGGCATTGAGGTTTATTGACGGGGTTTCTGACGAAGGTTTTTCCCCAAATCAAGTTACACTAAATGCATTGGTAAATGGATTGTGCAAGATTGGGCATATCAAGGAAGCTTTGGAGATGATGGATTTCATGCTCGAGAGAGCGTTCGACTTGGATGTGCACACGTACAACTCATTGATTTTTGGGTTGTGTAGGTCAGACGAGGTTGATGAGGCGGTTGAGATTCTTGAGCAGATGCTTTCAAGGGATTGTTCACCGAACACTGAGACTTACAACATGCTGATTAGCACTCTGTGCAAGGAGAACCATGTTGAAGCAGCCACTAAACTTGTCCATGTGCTTACTTCTAGGGGGATTTTGCCCAATGTTTCCACGTTCAATACTTTGATACAAGGCCTCTGCATGGCCAGTAATCGCGAAATTGCTATGGTGCTGTTCATGGAGATGAAGAAAGGAGGGTGTCGGCCGAATGAATTCACATACAGTATATTGATTGACAGCCTATGCTCCGAGAGGAAACTTAAAGAAGCTTTGTTGCTACTTAAAGAAATGGAGGCAAATCGCTGCACTAGGAATGTGGTAGTGTACAATACTCTGATTGATGGTTTGTGCAAGAACAAAAGGATTAAAGAAGCTGAGGAGATCTTTGACCggatggagcttgaaggtgtgtCAAGAAATTCAGTAACCTATAACACACTCATTGACGGCCTGTGCAAAAGTAAGAGAACAGAAGAAGCTGCACAACTTATGGATCAGATGATAACGGAAGGATTAAAGCCGGATAAGTACACTTATAATTCAATGCTTGCACACTATTGCCGAAATGGGGATATAAAGAAATCTGCTGAAATTGTGCAGACCATGAGTTCAAATGGGATTGAACCGGACATTGTAACCTATGGGACCCTTATTCAAGGACTGTGTAAGGCTGGTAGGACAGAGGTTGCAAGTAGGCTTCTCAGATCAGTTCAGATGAAAGGCATGGTCTTGACTCCGCGCACTTATAACCCGGTGCTTCAAGCACTCTttaaaagaaagagaataaaagaaggtATGAGGCTGTTTAGAGAAATGATGGAGAAAGCTGATCCTCCAGATGCTTTAACGTACAAAATCGTTTTCCGCGGCCTTTgtaatggtggtggttccatacaAGAGGCTGTCGACTTCACCGTTGAGATGCTGGAGAAAGGAATATTGCCAGAGTTCCCGTCGTTTTGTTTCTTGGCAGAAGGTCTTTGTTCTTTGTCCAGGGAGGAGACACTCATTGAACTCATCAATATGGTGATGGAGAAAGCAAAGTTATCGCAGGGGGAAGCATCTATGATTAGGGGATTCCTCAAGATCCAAAAATTTAGTGATGCATTGGCCAATCTTGGTGGTATCTTAGAAAGGCAAAACAAGCCCAGAAGATTTTAG
- the LOC112732977 gene encoding pentatricopeptide repeat-containing protein At5g56310, translating to MTSTMSKVNAFADRIVSLLKHCHSVVQVQQIQAQLIVHNLHSHTTIAQHFISASQNHGLLNSATLLFTLFLPKPHVFICNSLIRAFSHSNIPHTPLSIYAHMHNNSIVPNNFTFPFLFKSLSDSCDLIGAQCVYTHVVKLGHLNDVYVQNSVLDLYASCGDMWLCQKLFDEMLHRDVVSWTVMIMGYRKAGKYDNALLVFEQMQYAGVEPNRVTMVNALAASANFGAIEMGTWIHDIVRRNKWELDVVLGTALIEMYAKCGRVEEGMSVFSSMKEKNLYTWNAVIKGLALAKSGEEAIWWFDRMQKDGFRPDDLTLVAVLSACSHSGLVETGRQIFRFLVNGKYGFQPNVKHYSCMVDLLARSGRLQEAFEFIRYMPFEPTKAMWGSLLASSKSQGNLELSELAARKLVELEPDNTAYYVHLSNLYAEMGRWSDVEKVRGMMKDRQLTKDLGCSSVEVECQEHVGELMA from the coding sequence atgaCAAGCACCATGTCTAAGGTGAATGCTTTTGCTGACAGAATAGTGAGTCTGCTGAAGCATTGCCATAGTGTTGTTCAGGTTCAGCAGATTCAAGCACAACTCATTGTACACAACCTCCATTCCCACACCACCATTGCTCAGCACTTCATCTCTGCATCCCAAAACCATGGCCTCCTCAACTCTGCAACTCTTCTCTTTACCCTCTTCCTTCCAAAACCTCATGTCTTCATCTGCAACTCTCTCATCAGAGCCTTCTCCCACTCCAACATCCCTCACACCCCTCTATCCATTTACGCCCACATGCACAACAACTCCATTGTCCCCAACAACTtcaccttccctttcctctttaaGTCATTGTCCGACTCGTGCGACCTCATTGGTGCCCAGTGCGTGTACACTCACGTCGTCAAATTGGGGCATTTGAATGATGTTTATGTGCAGAATTCGGTTCTTGATTTGTATGCGTCATGTGGGGATATGTGGTTGTGTCAGAaactgtttgatgaaatgctccaCAGAGATGTTGTATCGTGGACTGTGATGATTATGGGGTACCGGAAAGCTGGCAAGTATGACAATGCCTTGCTTGTGTTTGAACAAATGCAGTATGCTGGTGTGGAGCCTAATAGGGTCACCATGGTGAATGCCTTGGCTGCTTCTGCTAATTTTGGTGCTATTGAGATGGGGACTTGGATACATGATATTGTGAGGAGGAACAAGTGGGAATTGGATGTTGTATTGGGGACAGCATTGATCGAGATGTATGCCAAATGCGGCAGAGTTGAAGAGGGGATGAGTGTTTTCAgtagcatgaaggagaagaatttaTATACTTGGAATGCAGTTATCAAGGGACTTGCTTTAGCTAAGAGTGGAGAGGAGGCAATTTGGTGGTTTGATAGAATGCAGAAAGATGGGTTTAGACCTGATGATTTGACTTTGGTTGCTGTTCTTTCTGCTTGCAGCCACTCAGGATTGGTAGAGACTGGTAGACAGATCTTCAGGTTCTTGGTTAATGGCAAGTATGGATTTCAGCCTAATGTCAAACACTATTCTTGCATGGTTGACCTTTTAGCTCGTTCTGGCCGGTTGCAGGAGGCTTTTGAGTTCATAAGGTATATGCCGTTTGAACCGACGAAAGCTATGTGGGGTTCCTTGTTGGCTAGTTCAAAATCTCAGGGTAACTTGGAGTTGAGTGAATTGGCAGCCAGAAAGCTAGTTGAATTGGAGCCAGATAACACTGCATATTATGTTCATCTGTCTAATCTGTATGCAGAGATGGGAAGATGGAGTGATGTTGAGAAAGTAAGGGGAATGATGAAAGATAGACAATTGACGAAAGATTTGGGATGTAGTTCTGTGGAGGTTGAATGCCAAGAACATGTTGGGGAACTTATGGCATAa